One genomic segment of Culturomica massiliensis includes these proteins:
- a CDS encoding serine/threonine protein kinase, with protein MTPDTDTSSEFITGNYLRFSDTFCDIREFQNSSGGYALLYSAHKEGRMFILKGLKPAYQNNPVYITLLRKEYEIAYPLDHPSLYKAIAFENIEKTGPCIVLEFIDGLSLRDMLLQNRITTNIAVKLIRELIDVTTYLHRHQVIHRDIKPENIIVTHQGNHLKLIDFGLANNDSYKPGPGGVGSKHYAAPELLEKGRSSPQSDIYSIGIIIKELAHNAKLPKTYNRVARKATAPSAEKRHISTEHLKKKLERKPYFSIVFTICLAFLILVSSGYFISISPKQQPESKNIQDIYYNCYLKIDSLLKNAEITPGIDISRPFYDFQKDSVTLIRKFSETIENEYGTYRTSLEYKKSLRWARQCLQKWLDDSRRQYASSLKAAVIKHFDSKANPLPWTVIRQQYIDRFGSIARQNTEFIERHTLSLIYG; from the coding sequence ATGACACCTGATACGGATACATCATCGGAATTTATCACCGGAAATTACCTCCGTTTTTCCGACACTTTTTGCGATATTCGGGAATTTCAGAATTCTTCCGGAGGGTATGCCTTACTATACTCGGCACACAAAGAAGGCCGTATGTTTATCCTGAAAGGCCTGAAACCTGCCTACCAAAACAACCCGGTTTACATTACGCTGTTACGCAAAGAATATGAAATCGCATATCCTTTGGATCATCCTTCCCTTTATAAAGCAATCGCCTTTGAGAATATCGAAAAGACCGGCCCTTGCATTGTCCTGGAATTTATAGACGGCTTATCGTTGAGGGATATGTTGCTGCAAAACCGAATCACAACAAACATTGCAGTAAAATTAATCCGGGAATTAATTGATGTCACCACTTATCTGCACCGGCATCAGGTGATACACCGGGATATCAAACCGGAAAATATAATTGTTACACATCAAGGAAATCATCTAAAGCTCATCGATTTCGGACTCGCCAACAACGACTCTTACAAACCGGGGCCGGGAGGTGTCGGCAGTAAACATTATGCAGCCCCCGAACTTTTGGAAAAAGGCCGGTCTTCTCCCCAAAGCGATATCTATTCCATCGGTATTATCATCAAGGAACTGGCCCACAATGCAAAGCTCCCCAAAACATATAACCGGGTTGCCCGGAAAGCAACAGCCCCCTCCGCTGAGAAACGCCATATTTCGACAGAACACCTGAAAAAAAAGCTGGAAAGAAAACCATACTTTTCTATCGTTTTTACAATCTGCCTTGCATTTCTTATCCTGGTTTCTTCCGGTTATTTCATTTCCATCTCCCCAAAACAACAACCGGAAAGTAAAAATATTCAGGATATCTATTACAATTGTTATCTGAAAATCGATTCTTTATTGAAAAACGCTGAAATTACTCCTGGTATCGACATTTCCCGTCCTTTCTATGATTTTCAAAAAGACTCCGTGACTCTGATCCGTAAATTCTCCGAAACGATAGAAAACGAATACGGTACTTACCGGACTTCATTGGAATATAAAAAAAGTCTTCGTTGGGCCCGGCAATGTTTACAAAAATGGCTGGACGATTCCCGCAGACAATATGCCAGCTCCTTAAAAGCAGCCGTCATAAAACACTTTGATTCCAAGGCAAATCCCCTTCCCTGGACTGTCATACGACAGCAATACATCGACCGATTCGGCTCAATAGCCCGACAAAACACAGAGTTTATTGAACGCCATACCCTATCTTTGATTTACGGTTGA
- a CDS encoding FtsX-like permease family protein, with amino-acid sequence MIRIYRNFLNVLQRSRSASILNIMGLSVAFAVFIAILIQVNYEYSYNSSFPKADRIYRLELRHSSEAIYQALLPLPGFEIIRAEIPELSVSCLVDKPWRSANFTVVKPDGNMDFFEEGPAYADTNVVRVFDLEVVAGDYRQALTMPGQLFIPLSVAQKFFGETDVIGRTVLFNGAREMTVAAVYRDVPQNSTFQNVLYSASFSSGTQWAQWNYESYYVIPEGTDMEMLVDKLRGLDKIVAGKNSGEKMFADHDLMFLPLKDIYFADVQHLHEPAGNRMMTHILLLIGILVLVVAIVNFVNFSMALAPSRIKSLNTQKTFGAGNRFLRWCVISEAMIFSFLAFLLGVFWCYLLGQTFVQEVMYTSLNPFVHSGLLAGVGSVSLIVGVLAGCYPAFYMTSFSPALVLKGSQALSPRGIFLRNTLMVFQYTVAVALIIGILFIGRQLEMVKNRPWGIEKEHIVYLKSNKDMVQKRTAFVNELRQNPAVTDVTFASELIGDTGMQHWFFDDMIDGEQKRIECDVSMIAPNYLNFFGIEVIEGDRFVSTQDSMVMVNETFKKTYHFDPMGKEMAGMRVGRILKDFNILPLQQSIRPLLLAVNEEWAGNYFYIKINGAARNKALTHIRKTIRELSPTYGGDVRFLNDHLNSLYKGEERLGTLVNIFGLATILLALMGVYGLVLFNSKYKAKEIGVRKVNGATNWQMIIFLNRDFIRMVVLSFVLACPLSWYAISVWLSGFAYKTSLSVWVFLLAGVIVLSITLLTISWQSWKAANANPVEVLKNE; translated from the coding sequence ATGATACGTATTTATCGAAATTTTCTGAATGTATTGCAACGTTCCCGTAGTGCCAGTATTTTAAACATTATGGGCTTGTCTGTGGCGTTTGCCGTTTTTATTGCGATATTGATACAGGTGAATTACGAGTACAGTTATAATAGCAGCTTTCCGAAAGCCGACCGTATTTATCGCTTGGAATTGCGGCATTCGTCGGAAGCGATTTATCAGGCTTTGCTTCCTTTGCCGGGGTTTGAGATTATCCGTGCTGAAATCCCTGAGCTTTCAGTATCGTGCCTTGTGGATAAACCGTGGAGATCGGCTAATTTTACCGTTGTAAAACCGGACGGGAACATGGATTTTTTTGAGGAAGGACCGGCCTATGCCGATACAAATGTAGTCCGGGTATTCGATTTGGAGGTGGTGGCCGGCGATTATCGTCAGGCATTGACGATGCCCGGCCAGTTGTTTATACCTTTGAGTGTGGCGCAGAAGTTTTTCGGAGAAACGGATGTTATCGGGCGAACAGTATTGTTTAACGGCGCCCGGGAAATGACTGTGGCGGCCGTGTACCGGGATGTCCCTCAAAATTCGACTTTTCAGAATGTTCTTTATTCGGCCTCTTTCAGTAGCGGAACACAATGGGCGCAGTGGAATTATGAATCGTATTATGTGATTCCGGAAGGGACCGATATGGAAATGTTAGTGGATAAACTTCGCGGTTTGGATAAGATTGTGGCCGGAAAAAATTCAGGAGAGAAAATGTTCGCAGATCATGATTTGATGTTTTTGCCTCTGAAAGATATCTATTTTGCTGATGTTCAGCATTTGCATGAACCTGCCGGCAACCGGATGATGACTCATATACTTTTGTTGATCGGAATTCTGGTACTGGTTGTGGCTATCGTTAACTTCGTTAATTTTTCGATGGCATTGGCACCTTCCCGGATAAAGAGTCTGAATACCCAAAAAACATTCGGTGCTGGTAATCGTTTTTTGCGTTGGTGCGTTATTTCCGAAGCAATGATCTTTTCTTTTCTGGCCTTTCTTTTGGGCGTATTCTGGTGTTATCTACTGGGCCAGACCTTTGTGCAGGAGGTGATGTATACCTCTTTGAATCCTTTTGTTCATTCCGGACTATTGGCAGGAGTAGGCTCTGTCAGCTTAATCGTGGGGGTGTTGGCGGGATGTTATCCGGCTTTTTATATGACCTCTTTCTCTCCGGCTTTGGTTTTGAAAGGTTCACAGGCTTTATCTCCCCGGGGAATTTTTTTACGGAATACACTAATGGTATTTCAGTATACGGTTGCCGTTGCTTTGATTATCGGTATTCTGTTTATCGGAAGGCAACTGGAGATGGTAAAGAATCGTCCCTGGGGCATAGAGAAGGAACATATTGTTTATCTGAAAAGCAATAAGGACATGGTTCAAAAGCGTACTGCATTTGTGAATGAATTGCGACAGAATCCGGCTGTCACCGACGTTACATTTGCTTCCGAATTGATCGGGGATACCGGAATGCAGCACTGGTTTTTCGATGATATGATCGACGGGGAACAAAAACGAATAGAGTGCGATGTGAGTATGATTGCGCCTAATTACCTGAATTTTTTCGGAATAGAAGTGATCGAAGGGGACCGTTTCGTATCTACTCAGGACAGTATGGTGATGGTGAATGAAACTTTCAAAAAGACGTATCATTTCGATCCTATGGGAAAGGAAATGGCCGGTATGAGAGTGGGAAGGATTCTGAAAGATTTCAATATATTGCCCTTGCAGCAAAGTATTCGGCCCTTGTTGTTGGCTGTGAATGAAGAATGGGCCGGGAACTATTTTTATATTAAAATCAACGGAGCGGCCCGGAATAAAGCTTTGACGCATATACGTAAGACAATTCGTGAGTTATCACCCACGTATGGGGGAGATGTACGTTTTCTCAACGATCATCTGAACAGTTTGTATAAAGGAGAAGAAAGATTGGGTACGCTGGTGAATATTTTCGGTTTGGCGACAATTTTATTGGCCTTGATGGGGGTGTACGGCCTGGTGTTGTTTAATTCGAAATATAAGGCGAAAGAGATCGGTGTCAGAAAAGTAAACGGGGCCACAAACTGGCAAATGATTATTTTCCTTAACCGGGATTTTATCCGGATGGTGGTATTGTCTTTTGTATTAGCTTGTCCTCTGTCCTGGTATGCTATATCTGTTTGGTTGTCCGGCTTTGCATATAAAACATCTCTTTCGGTATGGGTATTTCTGTTGGCCGGTGTGATTGTATTGTCGATTACTTTGCTGACGATCAGTTGGCAGAGTTGGAAGGCGGCCAATGCGAATCCGGTGGAAGTGCTTAAAAACGAATGA
- a CDS encoding ABC transporter permease, with product MRTADVKLFVRNLFRNKLYSGITVLGFAMALTFVVLLTVYIRQELSVDVFHAHKDRIVRLASEKGSGYSGPMAAMLKEQFPEVEDYCLFMTNKDGLAAVSPTEKIRYTYAYVSPSFFQMFSFPLVQGNPDEVLQGRHSMVISQALAHKLYGNESPVGKEIKIAGVTVPITGIMADMPENTHFPDFDAAVNIKGLTDYWGWPDGDVLESMGIATFSLYVLEKPGADLKAREQDILSSFQKNGSYYGEEDGPKKVVVEPLEQIYFSPYGGGNRKYNSKGLVGVLIAVGGVILMLAIINYINLSIAQGGMRAKEMSVKKLLGSSRKMLFMQYITESVIMCLLAFVIACGLSILAEPLFNQLMNTHIEVMPLFFSWMFLAVLAVIVFIGVISGLVPAWIVTRFNAIEVMKGAFRKKTKGVYSKVLISFQYVVAIALTICTIVLVKQTHFMEYYDMGFKQENIARFSYVLDAAKKETLRNEVLKLAGVRDVAFVQGDPLDGGNNYSFDYEGRHLSFQTFNVDTSFFRMLGLQVTPTGISNVEGREYMRWTMRNGQTERVVLREQSVWLNKEALRQLGLEGLPVEFKVGNHTTSVRGIVNDFHIRDLSQKLEPVMIAPLQGPETPWTMLVQLQGDRQFATFDEIKKVYNQLSEGTPFEATFMDDAIRQWYSRTKRVSGMIGYLCGLAVLLSAMGILAMATYFIQQRIKEIGIRRVNGATIGEVLEMLMNSFIKWIVIAFVIACPLGYYAMNRWLMSFAYRTTIDWWVFALAGILALCIAGIMICWQSWKAANTNPVEVLKSE from the coding sequence ATGAGAACAGCGGATGTGAAACTTTTTGTCAGAAATCTTTTCCGGAATAAATTGTATTCGGGGATTACGGTGTTGGGCTTTGCAATGGCTCTGACATTTGTCGTTTTATTGACGGTATATATCCGGCAAGAGTTGTCGGTAGATGTTTTTCATGCCCATAAAGACCGGATTGTACGTTTGGCCAGTGAGAAGGGAAGCGGTTATTCCGGACCAATGGCGGCGATGTTGAAGGAACAGTTTCCGGAAGTAGAAGATTACTGTTTGTTTATGACCAATAAAGACGGTCTTGCAGCTGTTTCACCTACGGAGAAAATTCGTTATACCTATGCCTATGTAAGTCCGTCTTTCTTTCAGATGTTTTCTTTTCCGTTGGTACAGGGAAATCCGGATGAGGTGTTGCAAGGGCGTCACAGTATGGTTATTTCTCAGGCACTGGCGCATAAACTGTATGGAAATGAATCGCCTGTCGGTAAAGAAATCAAGATTGCCGGAGTAACGGTACCTATTACCGGAATTATGGCCGATATGCCTGAAAATACCCATTTCCCGGATTTCGATGCCGCCGTAAATATAAAAGGATTGACAGATTATTGGGGATGGCCGGATGGCGATGTATTGGAAAGTATGGGGATAGCTACTTTCAGTTTGTACGTATTGGAAAAACCGGGAGCCGATTTGAAAGCCAGGGAACAGGATATTTTAAGTAGCTTTCAGAAAAACGGTTCCTATTATGGAGAAGAAGACGGTCCGAAAAAAGTCGTGGTGGAGCCTTTGGAACAGATTTATTTCAGTCCTTATGGCGGAGGAAATAGAAAATACAACAGTAAAGGATTGGTAGGGGTATTGATCGCTGTTGGGGGTGTTATTCTTATGCTGGCGATTATCAATTATATCAATTTATCGATAGCTCAGGGCGGCATGCGGGCGAAGGAGATGTCTGTAAAGAAACTTTTAGGGAGTTCGCGTAAGATGTTGTTTATGCAATATATTACCGAGTCGGTGATCATGTGTTTATTGGCTTTTGTTATTGCTTGCGGATTAAGCATTTTAGCAGAGCCGCTATTCAATCAATTGATGAATACGCATATCGAAGTAATGCCGTTGTTTTTTTCCTGGATGTTTTTAGCGGTATTGGCGGTGATTGTGTTTATCGGTGTTATTTCCGGTCTCGTGCCGGCTTGGATTGTCACTCGTTTTAATGCCATAGAAGTGATGAAAGGAGCTTTCCGGAAAAAGACAAAAGGGGTTTACAGCAAAGTATTGATCAGTTTTCAATATGTAGTAGCTATTGCGTTGACAATCTGTACAATCGTATTAGTTAAGCAGACACATTTTATGGAGTATTACGATATGGGTTTCAAGCAGGAAAATATTGCCCGTTTTTCTTATGTGTTGGATGCTGCAAAAAAAGAAACATTACGGAATGAAGTTTTGAAGTTGGCCGGCGTGAGAGATGTAGCCTTCGTTCAGGGGGATCCGCTGGATGGCGGGAATAATTATTCGTTTGATTATGAAGGACGGCATTTGAGTTTTCAGACGTTTAATGTAGATACTTCTTTTTTCCGGATGTTGGGATTGCAGGTGACGCCTACAGGAATATCCAATGTGGAAGGAAGGGAGTATATGAGATGGACAATGAGAAACGGTCAAACGGAGAGGGTTGTGTTAAGAGAGCAGAGCGTATGGCTGAATAAGGAGGCTTTGAGGCAATTGGGCCTGGAAGGTTTGCCTGTGGAATTTAAGGTTGGTAATCATACGACATCGGTCCGCGGCATTGTCAATGATTTTCATATCCGCGACCTTTCGCAGAAGTTGGAACCTGTCATGATTGCTCCTTTACAGGGGCCGGAGACACCCTGGACTATGCTGGTGCAATTGCAGGGGGATCGTCAGTTTGCTACGTTTGATGAAATAAAGAAAGTATACAATCAATTGAGCGAAGGGACTCCTTTTGAAGCGACGTTTATGGATGATGCTATCCGGCAATGGTATAGCCGGACAAAACGGGTTTCGGGCATGATCGGTTATTTGTGTGGGTTGGCCGTATTACTTTCTGCTATGGGTATTCTGGCTATGGCAACTTATTTCATTCAGCAGCGGATAAAAGAGATCGGTATACGGCGGGTGAACGGGGCGACGATAGGTGAAGTATTGGAAATGTTGATGAACAGTTTTATAAAATGGATTGTTATTGCTTTCGTTATTGCTTGTCCGTTAGGTTATTATGCGATGAACCGGTGGCTGATGAGTTTTGCCTACCGGACGACGATAGATTGGTGGGTTTTTGCTTTAGCGGGAATATTGGCTCTGTGTATAGCCGGCATTATGATCTGTTGGCAGAGTTGGAAGGCTGCGAATACTAATCCGGTTGAAGTGTTGAAAAGCGAATAA
- a CDS encoding ABC transporter permease has protein sequence MRNYLRLIIRNFVDVLRRSRSAALLNIAGLSVAFAVFTVILIRVSQEYSYNTCFRNADRIYRLEFWYEGYDAGVPVPMAGMISRSVPELSKVGVIQYYGSEAEFTLQGEDGERLFYKEEVAYADTGIVEIFDIPIVAGDAHAALTEKHRLLLPLRIARKWFGNENAVGKNVRCRDVEMTVAAVYQDLPENSSIKNKVYSYDFNSGLRMNNWNYVQFYEISPGTDVQALGRKILTVPEFKEEFQREYDEVRKAGKELVQFRPLKEIYFTEEGGNTDGGNRAFTLLLLVVGGLILSVALVNFVNFSIALSPVRMQALNTQRTFGASRTFLRLCIVSEAVLFSFFAFVIGLLYCYFLNTIGLSDLIKVSVYPAKHIGICFLVAGISILTGLLAGIYPAFYMTAFSPALVLKGSRALSPHGVYLRKTLMVFQFVVSLGLLISVIFIYKQLNMMKMRGWGIDKDNVVYLKTNKELSSQRSAFFTELRRAPFIRDITYASSRFGEESSMDSWNSAAWIGENKTWLTVRMEFVAPNFLSFWGIRIKEGEGFKDTTSYRALVNETFMKEYGLKDPFSVNYSGHRVKGVMYDFNYFTAQYAIQPLILSVMENRSDVYYYIRIEPSAREEALNYIRENIQHFAHSHSGEILFLDDRLQMMYEEENRLGWLISLFGGVTILIALMGVYGLVLFNTRFRAKEIGIRKVNGATISEIVRMLNGESLRLIWIAFVIACPVAWFFMNYYLQNFAYRTGLSAWVFLLSGIIMLLIVVLTTVWQSWKAANANPVDVLKNE, from the coding sequence ATGAGGAATTATCTGAGACTGATTATTCGGAATTTTGTAGATGTATTGCGGCGTTCCCGAAGTGCAGCCTTATTGAATATTGCAGGACTGTCGGTAGCTTTTGCCGTGTTTACGGTGATTCTGATACGGGTAAGCCAGGAATATTCTTACAATACTTGTTTCCGGAATGCAGACCGGATATATCGTTTGGAGTTTTGGTACGAAGGATATGATGCCGGGGTACCGGTACCGATGGCGGGAATGATCAGCCGGTCTGTGCCTGAGTTGAGTAAAGTAGGGGTCATCCAGTATTACGGGAGTGAAGCGGAATTTACCCTGCAGGGAGAAGACGGAGAAAGGCTGTTTTATAAAGAAGAAGTGGCTTATGCCGATACGGGTATTGTAGAGATTTTTGATATCCCGATTGTGGCGGGGGATGCACATGCCGCATTGACGGAAAAGCACCGGCTTTTATTACCTCTGCGTATTGCCCGGAAATGGTTCGGCAATGAAAACGCCGTCGGGAAAAATGTGAGGTGTAGGGATGTGGAGATGACAGTGGCTGCCGTGTATCAGGATTTACCGGAAAACTCATCGATAAAAAACAAGGTATATTCCTATGATTTTAATTCCGGCTTGCGGATGAATAATTGGAATTATGTGCAGTTTTATGAAATATCGCCGGGGACGGATGTGCAGGCATTGGGACGAAAAATTTTAACGGTACCTGAATTTAAGGAAGAATTTCAACGGGAATACGATGAAGTCAGGAAAGCAGGTAAAGAATTGGTACAATTCCGACCTTTGAAAGAGATATATTTTACCGAGGAAGGAGGAAATACGGATGGAGGGAACCGGGCGTTTACTTTATTGCTGTTGGTTGTAGGCGGTTTGATTTTATCTGTGGCATTGGTAAATTTTGTCAATTTTTCGATTGCGTTGTCTCCGGTGAGGATGCAGGCATTGAATACGCAACGGACTTTCGGAGCGTCGCGGACTTTTTTAAGGCTTTGCATCGTTTCGGAAGCCGTATTGTTTTCATTTTTTGCTTTTGTGATCGGACTCTTATATTGTTACTTCCTGAATACGATCGGTTTATCCGATTTGATAAAGGTTTCCGTATATCCGGCCAAACATATCGGGATATGTTTTCTGGTAGCGGGGATCAGTATATTGACCGGGTTGCTGGCTGGTATTTATCCGGCTTTTTATATGACGGCTTTTTCTCCTGCTTTGGTTCTGAAAGGGTCCCGGGCTTTGTCTCCGCATGGGGTGTATCTGAGGAAAACGCTTATGGTGTTCCAGTTTGTCGTTTCGCTGGGATTGCTTATTTCTGTCATATTCATTTATAAACAATTGAATATGATGAAAATGCGGGGATGGGGAATTGATAAGGACAATGTTGTCTATTTGAAAACGAATAAGGAACTTTCCAGTCAGCGTTCTGCTTTTTTTACTGAATTGCGGAGGGCTCCTTTTATCCGGGATATTACGTATGCTTCGAGTCGTTTTGGTGAAGAAAGTTCTATGGATTCTTGGAACTCTGCGGCCTGGATCGGTGAAAATAAGACTTGGCTGACTGTCCGGATGGAATTCGTAGCTCCGAATTTTCTTTCTTTTTGGGGAATCCGGATAAAAGAGGGGGAAGGCTTTAAGGATACGACTTCTTATCGTGCTTTGGTAAATGAAACATTTATGAAGGAGTATGGTTTGAAAGATCCTTTTTCCGTCAATTATTCAGGACATCGGGTAAAAGGCGTAATGTACGATTTCAACTATTTTACAGCACAATATGCCATACAACCTTTGATTTTGTCGGTTATGGAAAACAGATCGGATGTTTATTATTACATTCGGATAGAACCTTCTGCCCGGGAAGAAGCCTTGAATTATATCCGGGAAAACATACAACATTTCGCGCATAGCCATTCGGGAGAAATTCTGTTTTTGGACGATCGTTTGCAAATGATGTACGAGGAGGAGAACCGTCTGGGATGGCTGATTTCCCTTTTCGGCGGAGTGACTATTCTCATCGCTCTGATGGGTGTTTACGGGCTGGTGTTGTTTAATACGCGTTTCAGAGCCAAAGAAATCGGAATCCGGAAAGTAAATGGAGCGACGATTTCTGAAATTGTCCGGATGTTGAACGGGGAATCTTTACGATTGATCTGGATCGCTTTTGTAATAGCCTGTCCGGTCGCCTGGTTTTTTATGAATTATTATTTGCAGAATTTTGCTTACCGAACGGGTTTATCGGCGTGGGTATTCCTCTTATCGGGTATTATCATGTTGCTGATTGTCGTATTGACCACAGTCTGGCAAAGCTGGAAGGCGGCCAATGCTAATCCGGTAGATGTGCTGAAAAACGAATAG